One genomic region from Streptomyces sp. NBC_00457 encodes:
- a CDS encoding LysR substrate-binding domain-containing protein, producing MTRFTLRQLSYFVTAADQGTTAAAAQAHGISQSAMSSALTDLERTLGVQLLLRNKAKGVTLTQAGREALPDARRLLIASEELQSRITDLGNEPAGRLTIGCFTDFAAFVLPPLLRDFTHRCPRIEPDFTEGGQVVLQDQLMEGRCELALLWDIGLRPGITTHELYPLLPQVLLPPGHRLARREAVSARDLAAEPMILLTAAPGTDFVQSVFAAAQSTPKIRFRTERFEHARALVAHGLGYTLYAQPAGLDPATWAGDMVVRPLSDPVPPRPVVLAHPTGARLTRRAQLFLRHCVGGDK from the coding sequence ATGACCAGATTCACGCTGCGCCAGCTCTCATATTTCGTCACTGCTGCCGACCAGGGCACGACGGCCGCCGCAGCGCAGGCGCACGGCATCTCCCAGTCGGCGATGTCCTCCGCCCTCACCGACCTCGAGCGCACCCTCGGCGTGCAGTTGCTGCTCCGCAACAAGGCCAAGGGCGTCACCCTCACCCAGGCCGGTCGAGAGGCGCTGCCCGACGCCCGCCGGCTGCTGATCGCCAGTGAAGAACTCCAGTCCCGTATCACCGACTTGGGCAACGAGCCGGCCGGACGGCTGACCATCGGCTGTTTCACCGACTTCGCCGCCTTCGTCCTGCCGCCCCTCCTGCGCGACTTCACCCACCGATGTCCACGTATCGAGCCCGACTTCACCGAAGGTGGTCAGGTAGTGCTCCAGGACCAGCTGATGGAGGGCCGGTGCGAGCTCGCGCTGCTGTGGGACATCGGACTGCGTCCCGGCATCACCACCCACGAGCTGTACCCGCTGCTCCCGCAGGTGCTGCTGCCGCCCGGACACCGGCTCGCCCGCCGCGAGGCCGTCTCCGCACGGGACCTGGCCGCCGAGCCGATGATCCTGCTCACCGCTGCCCCCGGCACGGACTTCGTCCAATCCGTCTTCGCCGCGGCGCAGAGCACCCCGAAGATCCGCTTCCGCACCGAGCGCTTCGAACACGCCCGTGCACTGGTCGCCCACGGTCTGGGCTACACCCTGTACGCGCAGCCCGCCGGCCTGGACCCCGCCACCTGGGCCGGCGACATGGTCGTACGCCCCCTGAGTGATCCCGTACCCCCGCGCCCCGTCGTCCTGGCCCACCCCACCGGAGCCCGCCTCACCCGCCGCGCCCAACTCTTCCTCAGGCACTGCGTGGGCGGGGACAAGTAG
- a CDS encoding DUF6069 family protein — protein sequence MASSTSPSTTAGRSSVPLVIGGLLAAIVASSVVNAIIAVIAHAAGASDDFRPLKTPSYVSFTLLGVLIGALGWSIVRKMSADPDALLRKLVPIVVVLSFIPDLAMPVSDYQPHADSTGVAALIIMHITTAAIAVFAYRKVLPVSTTD from the coding sequence ATGGCCTCCTCCACGTCCCCTTCCACGACCGCCGGCCGCTCCAGCGTCCCGCTGGTCATCGGCGGTCTGCTGGCCGCGATCGTGGCCTCCTCCGTCGTCAACGCGATCATCGCGGTGATCGCCCACGCGGCCGGGGCCTCGGACGACTTCCGCCCGCTGAAGACGCCGTCGTACGTGTCCTTCACGCTGCTGGGCGTCCTGATCGGCGCACTCGGCTGGTCGATCGTCCGCAAGATGTCCGCCGACCCCGACGCCCTGCTGCGCAAGCTCGTGCCGATCGTCGTCGTCCTGTCGTTCATCCCGGACCTGGCGATGCCGGTCAGCGACTACCAGCCGCACGCCGACAGCACCGGCGTGGCCGCCCTGATCATCATGCACATCACCACGGCGGCGATCGCGGTCTTCGCCTATCGCAAGGTTCTTCCCGTCTCCACGACGGACTGA
- a CDS encoding NAD(P)H-dependent oxidoreductase codes for MPKVLVLVAHPDLSQSRHNAALVDAVRDLPNVTVHDLYAAYPDFQVDGERERALLAQHDVIVFQHPVYWYNVTPMIRHWQDAVLTHGWAFTYDGTRTQTAGKKAIVSLTIGGVPEAYTPEGINRASIESLFHNWQATLNLCQFDVQPLVKMYGTVFGVSDEDIATAAKNFRELIASHAA; via the coding sequence ATGCCCAAGGTCCTCGTCCTCGTCGCCCACCCTGATCTGTCCCAGTCGAGGCACAACGCCGCCCTGGTGGACGCCGTCCGCGACCTGCCGAACGTCACCGTGCACGACCTGTACGCCGCCTACCCGGACTTCCAGGTGGACGGGGAGCGCGAGCGCGCACTGCTGGCGCAGCACGATGTGATCGTCTTCCAGCACCCGGTGTACTGGTACAACGTCACCCCCATGATCCGGCACTGGCAGGACGCCGTCCTCACGCACGGGTGGGCGTTCACCTACGACGGGACCCGCACCCAGACCGCCGGCAAGAAGGCCATCGTCTCGCTGACCATCGGTGGGGTCCCCGAGGCCTACACGCCGGAGGGCATCAACCGGGCCAGCATCGAGAGCCTGTTCCACAACTGGCAGGCGACGCTGAACCTTTGCCAGTTCGACGTCCAGCCGCTGGTCAAGATGTACGGCACCGTCTTCGGAGTGTCGGACGAGGACATCGCCACCGCCGCCAAGAACTTCCGCGAACTGATCGCCTCCCACGCCGCCTGA
- a CDS encoding SDR family oxidoreductase, giving the protein MSIVVTGATGALGRHVIEGLLKKVPAEQITAVVRSEEKGADYASRGIKLAIADYSKPETLDGVFAAGDKVLFISGSEIGQRVPQHTAVVEAAKKAGVALLAYTSVLGAPEADFRLAAEHQVTEKLILESGLPHVFLRNGWYNENYTEQLAPVLQHNAVVQAAGDGRVASAARADYAAAAVVVLTEEGHENKAYELSGDTAWSYAEYAAELSKQTGKEIVYQNVPAEAYQGILTGAAGLPEPLAATLVDVDKAVERGRLAGTSGQLSKLIGRPTTPIAESIAAALKG; this is encoded by the coding sequence ATGAGCATCGTCGTCACCGGAGCCACCGGAGCCCTCGGCCGCCACGTCATCGAGGGACTTCTGAAGAAGGTCCCCGCCGAGCAGATCACCGCCGTGGTCCGCAGCGAGGAGAAGGGCGCCGACTACGCCTCCCGCGGCATCAAGCTCGCGATCGCCGACTACTCCAAGCCCGAGACCCTGGACGGCGTCTTCGCCGCCGGAGACAAGGTCCTGTTCATCTCCGGCAGCGAGATCGGCCAGCGCGTCCCACAGCACACCGCGGTCGTCGAGGCCGCCAAGAAGGCCGGCGTCGCCCTGCTGGCCTACACCAGCGTCCTCGGTGCCCCGGAGGCCGACTTCCGGCTCGCCGCCGAGCACCAGGTCACGGAGAAGCTGATCCTCGAGTCGGGTCTGCCCCACGTCTTCCTGCGCAACGGCTGGTACAACGAGAACTACACCGAGCAGCTGGCCCCTGTCCTGCAGCACAACGCGGTTGTGCAGGCCGCCGGTGACGGCCGGGTCGCCTCCGCCGCCCGTGCCGACTACGCGGCCGCCGCCGTGGTCGTCCTGACGGAGGAGGGCCACGAGAACAAGGCGTACGAGCTGAGCGGCGACACCGCCTGGAGCTACGCCGAGTACGCCGCCGAGCTCTCGAAGCAGACCGGCAAGGAGATCGTCTACCAGAACGTCCCCGCTGAGGCCTACCAGGGCATCCTCACGGGTGCGGCGGGTCTGCCGGAGCCGCTGGCTGCGACCCTCGTGGACGTCGACAAGGCCGTCGAGCGCGGGCGCCTGGCCGGCACCAGCGGGCAGCTGTCCAAGCTGATCGGCCGGCCGACCACGCCGATCGCGGAGTCGATTGCGGCGGCGCTGAAGGGCTGA
- a CDS encoding ester cyclase yields the protein MRRSALAAGAVASAIAGIIALVPGGTAAATPESVPVAGHPWGKSMSPEERQNVAVVKAYVEHVLNEHEVGSIGRYISADYVEHNPGIGKTRDDLVKDLTGVFEGFPDYRVAVNNLIADGDRVVIINTVNATNTGPLSGKPATGETLQQRNGDFFRLKHGKIVEHGDVYDYSRTANFGLTTPSGQQAFQTDFTSRYTRQESANLSVATTFFNELINGHDLGAIDRHLSPAYAQHVEELPPGRDGVRGFFAEQFKSFPDTAITLEHVFASGDQVALVTTLTGTNTGPYFGKPATGREFTFRAVDWFRVQDGKLTDHWNAADNSSAVTFLG from the coding sequence TTGCGCAGGTCTGCACTCGCCGCCGGGGCCGTGGCCTCGGCCATCGCCGGGATCATCGCCCTTGTGCCGGGCGGTACGGCGGCTGCGACGCCCGAGTCCGTGCCGGTGGCCGGTCACCCGTGGGGCAAGTCAATGAGTCCGGAGGAACGACAGAACGTCGCGGTGGTGAAGGCGTATGTCGAGCACGTGCTGAACGAACACGAGGTGGGAAGCATCGGCCGGTACATCAGCGCGGACTACGTGGAACACAACCCGGGCATCGGCAAGACCCGCGACGACCTGGTGAAGGACCTCACCGGTGTCTTCGAGGGCTTCCCGGACTACCGGGTCGCGGTGAACAACCTCATCGCCGACGGTGACAGGGTCGTCATCATCAACACCGTGAACGCCACCAACACCGGCCCGCTGTCCGGCAAGCCCGCGACCGGCGAGACGCTCCAGCAGCGCAACGGCGACTTCTTCCGGCTGAAGCACGGAAAAATCGTCGAGCACGGTGACGTGTACGACTACTCCCGGACCGCCAACTTCGGTCTGACCACGCCCAGCGGGCAGCAGGCGTTCCAGACGGACTTCACCAGCCGCTACACCCGTCAGGAGAGCGCCAACCTCAGCGTCGCCACGACGTTCTTCAACGAGCTCATCAACGGCCACGACCTCGGCGCCATCGACCGCCACCTGTCACCGGCCTACGCGCAGCATGTGGAAGAACTGCCGCCGGGCCGTGACGGCGTGCGCGGATTCTTCGCCGAGCAGTTCAAGAGCTTCCCCGACACCGCCATCACGCTGGAGCACGTCTTCGCCTCCGGTGACCAGGTCGCGCTGGTCACCACCCTGACCGGCACCAACACCGGTCCGTACTTCGGCAAGCCGGCCACCGGACGGGAGTTCACCTTCCGGGCTGTGGACTGGTTCCGCGTCCAGGACGGCAAGCTCACCGACCACTGGAACGCCGCGGACAACAGCTCGGCCGTCACCTTCCTCGGCTGA